One segment of Macrotis lagotis isolate mMagLag1 chromosome 1, bilby.v1.9.chrom.fasta, whole genome shotgun sequence DNA contains the following:
- the LOC141510238 gene encoding vomeronasal type-1 receptor 4-like, with translation MKPKDMILSFAFFSQTGIGVLGNSFLIFLFLSVFLSGQRLRSIDTIVTQLAMANCLGLLSKGIPQAMTTLGLTNFLDDIGCKTVFYLHRVARSLSVSMTCLLSAFQAITISPRNSNFVELKARILKYLVPFSLFCWTSHLLLNVCVAWGMKGPRHSRNMTDIQHYGYCSHEIHSRFYASLFTTIFSFPDAVCLGFMVSSSGYMVILLYRHHKQIQQIHSTCLSPKFSPETRATKAILLLVSTFLISYLLNCILTANMAFIKFPLGLMHTSAFLNSSFPAVCPYVLISSDSQIHRYFYALRGRNIPHFKTGSPCISSMHCGCKKVPIRVKEYLHQVKPECISR, from the coding sequence ATGAAACCCAAAGACATGATTCTGAGTTTTGCCTTCTTCTCCCAGACAGGAATTGGAGTTCTAGggaactccttccttatttttctcttcctttctgtgtTTCTCAGTGGACAAAGGTTGAGATCTATAGACACTATTGTCACCCAGCTGGCAATGGCCAACTGCTTGGGGCTTCTCTCAAAGGGCATCCCTCAGGCAATGACAACATTGGGTCTGACAAATTTCTTGGATGATATTGGTTGTAAAACTGTATTCTACCTTCACAGAGTTGCTCGAAGTCTTTCTGTCAGTATGACCTGTCTCCTGAGTGCCTTTCAGGCCATCACCATCAGCCCCAGAAATTCCAACTTTGTGGAACTAAAAGCCAGAATCCTGAAATATCTGGTTCCCTTTAGTCTTTTCTGTTGGACTTCCCACCTGCTTTTAAATGTCTGTGTTGCTTGGGGAATGAAAGGACCAAGACACAGTAGAAACATGACTGACATACAACATTATGGGTATTGTTCTCATGAAATTCATTCAAGATTTTATGCTTCCTTATTTAcaaccattttttcttttcctgatgcTGTGTGCTTAGGATTCATGGTCTCTTCCAGTGGCTACATGGTGATTCTTCTGTATAGGCATCACAAACAAATCCAACAAATTCACAGTACTTGCCTCTCCCCCAAATTCTCCCCTGAGACCAGGGCCACCAAAGCTATCCTCCTGCTAGTGAGCACCTTTCTCATCTCTTACTTACTCAACTGTATTTTGACAGCAAATATGGCTTTTATAAAGTTCCCATTAGGACTGATGCATACATCTGCCTTCCTAAACTCCAGTTTCCCAGCTGTTTGTCCTTATGTGCTGATCAGCAGTGACTCACAAATTCATAGATACTTTTATGCTCTTCGTGGAAGGAACATTCCCCATTTTAAAACAGGCAGCCCATGCATATCCTCTATGCATTGTGGCTGCAAAAAAGTTCCCATCAGAGTGAAGGAATACCTACATCAAGTGAAACCTGAATGTATTTCCAGATAG
- the LOC141510227 gene encoding LOW QUALITY PROTEIN: uncharacterized protein LOC141510227 (The sequence of the model RefSeq protein was modified relative to this genomic sequence to represent the inferred CDS: substituted 1 base at 1 genomic stop codon) — MNVISVIKTFRERSSLITHQRFHFGEKPYECNHCNRTFIRRSRLNCTSENPHWGEKPYECNQCEKTFELRAKLIRHQTIHMGEKPFECNQCGKTFGIRAQLTRHQRIHKTFGMRAQLTVHQRIHTGEKPYECNQCGNAFRERSNLIKHQRIHTDGGLILIHIRESTLGIYHMNVISVIKTFRERSSLITHQRFHFGEKPYECNHCNRTFIRRSRLNCTSENPHWGEKPYECNQCEKTFELRAKLIRHQTIHMGEKPFECNQCGKTFGIRAQLTXHQRIHKAEKPHECKQCGKTFRWRYEFSTHWRIHTGEKPYECKQCGKTFTWRSELSKHWRIHTGEKPYECKQCGNAFRERSNLISHQRIHTGEKSYECDQCGKTFGMRAQLTVHQRIHTGEKPYECNQCGNAFRERSNLIKHQRIHTGEKPYECNHCGKSFRWKSDCNKHQRIHTGEKPYECNQCGKTFELRVKLTRHQKIHKREKRECYHCTKTFSERSSLIKHQRIHTVEKPYKCNQCGKTFGMRAQLTPHWRETL, encoded by the exons ATGAATGTAATTAGTGTGATTAAGACTTTTAGAGAGAGATCCAGTCTTATAACACATCAGAGATTCCACtttggggagaaaccttatgaatgtaatcactgTAATAGGACTTTCATTCGGAGGTCCAGGCTTAACTGCACATctgagaatccacactggggagaaaaaccttatgaatgtaatcagtgtgaaAAGACTTTTGAATTGAGAGCCAAGCTTATTAGACATCAGACAATTCACATgggagagaaaccttttgaatgtaatcagtgtggaaagacttttggaATCAGAGCCCAGCTTACtcgacatcagagaattcacaaa acttttggTATGAGAGCCCAGcttactgtacatcagagaatccacacaggagagaaaccttatgagtgtAATCAGTGTGGTAATGCTTTCAGAGAGAGATCCAATCTTATTaagcatcagagaatccacactg atggAGGTCTGATTTTAAtacacatcagagaatccacactagGGATATACCATATGAATGTAATTAGTGTGATTAAGACTTTTAGAGAGAGATCCAGTCTTATAACACATCAGAGATTCCACtttggggagaaaccttatgaatgtaatcactgTAATAGGACTTTCATTCGGAGATCCAGGCTTAACTGCACATctgagaatccacactggggagaaaaaccttatgaatgtaatcagtgtgaaAAGACTTTTGAATTGAGAGCCAAGCTTATTAGACATCAGACAATTCACATgggagagaaaccttttgaatgtaatcagtgtggaaagacttttggaATCAGAGCCCAGCTTACttgacatcagagaattcacaaagcagagaaacctcatgaatgtaagcaatgtggaaagactttcagatggAGGTATGAGTTTAGTACACATtggagaatccacactggagagaaaccttatgaatgtaagcaatgtggaaagactttcacatgGAGGTCTGAGCTTAGTAAACATtggagaatccacactggagagaaaccttatgaatgtaaacaGTGTGGTAATGCTTTCAGAGAGAGATCCAATCTCATTAgccatcagagaattcacactggggagaaatcttatgaatgtgatcaatgtggaaagacttttggTATGAGAGCCCAGcttactgtacatcagagaatccacacaggagagaaaccttatgagtgtAATCAGTGTGGTAATGCTTTCAGAGAGAGATCCAATCTTATTaagcatcagagaatccacactggtgagaagccttatgaatgtaatcattgTGGAAAGTCTTTCAGATGGAAGTCTGATTGtaataaacatcagagaatccacactggggagaaaccttatgaatgtaatcaatgtggaaagacctTTGAATTGAGAGTCAAGCTTACTAGACATCAGAAAATCCACAAAAGAGAGAAACGTGAATGTTATCACTGTACTAAGACTTTCAGTGAGAGATCCAGTCTCATTaaacaccagagaattcacactgtggagaaaccttacaaatgtaatcaatgtggaaagacttttggaATGAGAGCCCAGCTTactccacactggagagaaaccttatga